In a genomic window of Methanoregula sp. UBA64:
- a CDS encoding (5-formylfuran-3-yl)methyl phosphate synthase, producing MQLLVSPSSILEARSAVDADIIDVKKPSEGSLGANFPWVIKEIKSFAKKPVSAAIGDFPYKPGQASLAAYGAACAGADYIKIGLAFSGKSQAREVIEAVTKAVKDEFPEKFVVIAGYSDYERMGSISPFDISSIAADCGADFAMIDTGIKDGKSTFSFMDEATLLRFTTQNKALGIGTALAGSLKFEDLDSLKRIDPEIIGVRGMVCGGDRNATIREDLVKTALAMIR from the coding sequence ATGCAATTGTTGGTCAGCCCCAGCTCTATTTTGGAGGCCCGGAGTGCTGTCGATGCCGATATCATCGATGTCAAGAAACCGTCCGAAGGCTCGCTTGGGGCGAACTTTCCCTGGGTAATAAAAGAGATCAAATCGTTTGCCAAAAAACCGGTGAGTGCAGCCATCGGGGATTTCCCGTACAAACCGGGACAGGCCTCCCTTGCCGCCTACGGGGCCGCCTGCGCCGGGGCTGACTATATCAAGATTGGCTTAGCATTTTCCGGGAAAAGCCAGGCCCGCGAAGTGATCGAGGCGGTAACAAAAGCCGTAAAAGACGAGTTTCCCGAAAAATTTGTCGTAATCGCCGGGTATTCCGATTACGAGCGGATGGGTTCGATCTCCCCGTTCGACATCTCCTCAATTGCTGCTGACTGCGGGGCCGACTTTGCCATGATCGATACCGGGATAAAAGACGGGAAGAGCACGTTCTCGTTTATGGACGAGGCAACGCTCCTGCGCTTTACCACCCAGAACAAGGCGCTCGGGATCGGCACTGCCTTGGCCGGCTCGCTCAAATTCGAAGACCTCGATTCCTTAAAGAGGATCGACCCGGAGATCATCGGTGTCCGGGGCATGGTCTGCGGGGGCGACCGGAACGCAACCATCCGCGAAGACCTGGTAAAGACCGCCCTTGCCATGATCCGGTAA
- a CDS encoding HisA/HisF-related TIM barrel protein — protein MELVLAMDLRGNTVVHGKSGLRATYKPLDWGLSPTAEPVGFVQAIAPKFLYIADLDRIEGTGSHDALIRRCADLVDCCYVDRGVRGPADFLSGPHIKNIVGTETGGAELSRYRGGFLSVDVKDRKVIPSGASPESVLRAAREMAFEGCILLNLGFVGTEHGFGSDSREVLASWRSAYPGKLLYGGGVATVADLEVIHDAGFDGAIIATALHKGAVPAEWIRKGCMC, from the coding sequence ATGGAACTGGTTCTTGCGATGGATTTGCGGGGCAATACGGTCGTGCACGGCAAATCCGGGCTCCGTGCGACCTACAAACCGCTGGACTGGGGGCTTTCTCCGACGGCAGAACCGGTCGGGTTCGTACAAGCGATCGCGCCGAAATTCTTGTACATCGCGGACCTGGACCGGATCGAGGGGACCGGGTCGCACGATGCACTGATCCGCCGTTGTGCAGATCTGGTTGACTGCTGCTACGTGGACCGGGGCGTTCGCGGCCCGGCCGATTTCCTCTCCGGCCCGCATATCAAAAATATCGTGGGGACGGAGACCGGCGGGGCGGAACTCTCGCGGTACCGCGGGGGATTTTTGAGCGTTGATGTGAAGGACCGTAAAGTGATTCCCTCGGGAGCATCGCCGGAGTCCGTGCTCCGGGCCGCCCGGGAGATGGCCTTTGAGGGCTGTATTCTCCTGAATCTCGGGTTTGTCGGGACAGAGCACGGGTTTGGTTCCGACAGCAGGGAGGTTCTTGCATCGTGGCGCTCGGCATACCCCGGGAAACTGCTGTACGGCGGGGGTGTTGCAACGGTCGCGGACCTCGAAGTGATCCACGATGCCGGGTTTGACGGCGCGATCATCGCGACCGCTCTCCACAAGGGAGCAGTCCCTGCGGAATGGATCAGGAAGGGATGCATGTGTTAG
- the tmk gene encoding dTMP kinase, giving the protein MLVTLEGIDGTGKSTLLAGLQPLLADLDPVYTREPGATWVGEAVRRAIAEQTDPVCEATLFVADHAAHLAAVVRPALAEHRLVISDRYSDSRFAYQSVTLDGVIPEPERWLRAMHDGWSVVPDKTFLLVIPVDDALARLSTKSGREHFERRDVLEKVQNRYLEYARVEPDRFVIVDALLDKDEVARFVADGIRQVVAEGKRHKRK; this is encoded by the coding sequence GTGTTAGTCACGCTGGAAGGTATTGACGGGACCGGCAAGAGCACGCTGCTTGCCGGCTTACAGCCCCTGCTGGCGGATCTCGACCCGGTCTATACCCGGGAGCCCGGGGCTACCTGGGTGGGGGAGGCGGTGCGCCGGGCGATTGCGGAACAGACCGATCCGGTCTGCGAGGCTACGCTCTTTGTCGCGGATCACGCGGCCCATCTGGCAGCGGTTGTGCGCCCGGCGCTTGCAGAGCACCGGCTCGTGATCTCGGACCGGTACTCGGACAGCCGGTTTGCGTACCAGTCGGTTACGCTCGATGGCGTGATCCCGGAACCGGAACGCTGGCTCCGGGCCATGCATGACGGCTGGTCGGTTGTCCCGGACAAGACCTTTTTGCTCGTGATCCCGGTCGATGACGCGCTCGCCCGGCTTTCGACCAAGAGCGGCAGGGAGCATTTCGAGCGGCGCGATGTGCTGGAGAAGGTGCAGAACCGGTACCTGGAGTATGCCCGGGTTGAGCCGGACCGGTTTGTGATTGTGGATGCCCTGCTCGATAAGGACGAGGTTGCCCGGTTTGTGGCGGACGGGATCCGGCAGGTTGTGGCTGAGGGGAAGAGGCACAAGAGGAAGTGA
- a CDS encoding nucleotidyltransferase family protein, translated as MATRRIKKEIRDRIVTILKNYDAERIAIFGSYARGEAGKKSDIDILVRFARPKSLIQLVQIEDEIAAAVKMPVDLVTEKSVSPYLSPSIHRDEVVIYG; from the coding sequence ATGGCGACACGCAGGATCAAAAAAGAAATCCGGGATCGCATCGTTACGATACTCAAAAATTACGATGCAGAGCGGATCGCCATCTTTGGTTCCTATGCCCGGGGAGAGGCCGGCAAAAAAAGCGATATCGATATCCTTGTCCGGTTTGCCCGGCCAAAGAGCCTGATCCAGCTTGTCCAGATTGAGGATGAGATTGCAGCAGCCGTGAAGATGCCGGTCGATCTTGTGACAGAGAAATCGGTCAGCCCGTACCTTTCCCCTTCAATCCACCGCGATGAAGTGGTGATCTATGGATGA
- a CDS encoding DUF86 domain-containing protein: protein MKPEDPAYLHHILDAISHIEKFSKNISSAEDLKNHPLERAGIERMLSIIGEAAKNISPQLRKDAPDIPWKATAGTRDKIIHHYFGVDYEAVYETIRQDLPVLKRGVRKILDGTTSHKPDTDAKKTGKPGKNLSNSKKSPRKNCRSPRSED, encoded by the coding sequence ATGAAGCCGGAAGATCCGGCGTACCTCCACCACATTCTTGATGCAATTTCCCATATCGAAAAATTTTCAAAAAACATCTCTTCCGCCGAGGATCTTAAAAATCATCCGCTCGAACGTGCAGGGATCGAACGGATGCTCTCCATCATTGGCGAGGCGGCAAAGAATATCTCGCCACAGTTACGCAAAGATGCCCCGGATATTCCCTGGAAAGCAACGGCTGGTACGCGTGACAAAATCATTCACCATTACTTTGGCGTGGACTACGAAGCGGTGTACGAAACTATCCGGCAGGATTTGCCGGTGCTAAAACGGGGCGTCCGGAAAATTCTGGATGGCACAACCTCTCATAAGCCTGATACGGACGCAAAGAAAACCGGGAAACCCGGGAAAAACCTAAGTAATTCCAAGAAATCCCCTCGGAAAAACTGCCGATCACCCCGATCTGAAGATTAA